The Hydrogenobacter thermophilus TK-6 genome window below encodes:
- a CDS encoding energy transducer TonB, protein MQRVLKAYGLSFLLHFLFFMAYILLFGEALKYKKVVEIDLSLQSQELQNYTEAPHKEDKKHRSEEKHSERSIHREVKEQAVQKNQKAKESRVQNSQMQETPKESGQESKGLESKETHNHVGEGLSKTGGLSSEQGTTKGQESTSTNRGKDAKEEREASPEAYLREKLSVISSIVQKHISYPLIARKMGWEGRVVVCFLLRSDGRVENVHVEKSSGYEILDKSAVSTVQKVSGLFPKPPVDVLVRLPINYKLE, encoded by the coding sequence ATGCAAAGAGTATTAAAGGCTTACGGACTTTCCTTCCTCCTTCACTTTCTATTCTTTATGGCTTACATACTTCTTTTTGGAGAGGCTTTAAAGTACAAGAAGGTGGTGGAGATAGACCTGAGCCTGCAAAGTCAGGAGCTACAAAACTATACTGAAGCACCACATAAGGAAGATAAAAAGCACAGGTCAGAGGAAAAACACTCTGAGAGGAGCATACATAGGGAGGTAAAAGAGCAAGCAGTACAAAAAAACCAGAAAGCAAAAGAGTCTCGAGTACAGAACTCTCAAATGCAGGAAACACCCAAAGAGAGCGGACAGGAAAGTAAGGGGCTTGAGAGTAAGGAAACTCACAACCATGTAGGGGAAGGTTTATCTAAAACGGGAGGTTTATCATCTGAACAAGGTACTACTAAAGGACAGGAAAGCACATCTACGAATAGGGGAAAGGATGCGAAGGAAGAGAGGGAGGCTTCTCCGGAGGCTTATCTCAGAGAGAAGCTTTCAGTAATATCCTCCATAGTCCAGAAGCACATAAGCTATCCTCTTATAGCTAGAAAGATGGGATGGGAGGGTAGGGTAGTGGTATGCTTTTTACTGAGGTCCGACGGTAGAGTGGAGAATGTACATGTGGAAAAAAGCTCCGGTTATGAAATTTTGGATAAGAGTGCTGTAAGTACGGTACAGAAGGTATCGGGGCTTTTCCCAAAGCCACCTGTGGATGTGTTGGTAAGGCTTCCCATAAACTACAAGCTTGAATAA
- a CDS encoding acyl-CoA dehydratase activase-related protein, protein MKVIHPVPKLGINYFIMLGILKRKGEKVKKDRSGIKVGIPKFLNIWGTHQFWVGFFNHLGIKVVFSSDTSEEQYRQYGKGRITMDSCFPVKALAGHIGELLAKNVDILFVPMIYSLPSFLRGHVLDTVSCTRVMMAPENIKAGFTREKDEFSSRGVRFISPFVTFGEPELLPKQLYEALKEFLDLSYQEVTQAVKHGLRSLEDFDAYIRGKSLEIVKWCVKENKPAILVLARPYHMDTGIGHEIDVEFQTYGYPVLWYNYLPLDDWLLNWLFGQEVKAGIIKSPFDISDVWTSSYSSNTNEIIWAAKFACRFPWITGVIRLSSYECGMDQPTFTPVQKIVESRGTLYFKFGELDETKPAGSIKIRVETIVYYLEKYSADIINKKLSMLPPLPKELS, encoded by the coding sequence ATGAAAGTCATACACCCTGTCCCCAAACTTGGCATAAATTACTTCATCATGCTGGGAATTCTTAAAAGGAAGGGAGAAAAAGTAAAAAAGGATAGATCCGGCATAAAGGTAGGTATCCCCAAGTTTTTGAACATATGGGGAACACACCAATTTTGGGTCGGTTTTTTTAACCACTTGGGAATCAAAGTAGTTTTTAGCTCAGACACTTCCGAAGAACAATACAGGCAGTACGGGAAGGGTAGGATTACCATGGACAGCTGTTTTCCTGTGAAAGCTTTAGCTGGGCATATAGGTGAACTGCTTGCAAAGAATGTGGATATACTCTTTGTACCTATGATCTACTCCCTGCCATCCTTTCTGAGAGGACATGTGTTGGATACGGTGAGCTGTACGAGGGTTATGATGGCTCCGGAAAACATAAAGGCGGGTTTCACCAGAGAGAAGGATGAGTTTTCCTCAAGAGGGGTAAGGTTTATTTCACCCTTCGTGACCTTTGGAGAGCCAGAGCTCCTTCCCAAACAACTTTACGAAGCGCTAAAGGAATTCCTTGACCTGTCTTATCAAGAGGTGACTCAAGCAGTCAAGCATGGACTAAGATCCCTTGAAGATTTTGACGCTTACATAAGGGGTAAGAGTCTGGAAATAGTAAAGTGGTGCGTAAAAGAGAACAAGCCGGCCATACTTGTTCTTGCAAGACCTTACCATATGGATACAGGCATAGGACACGAGATAGATGTGGAGTTTCAAACTTATGGATATCCCGTCCTTTGGTACAATTACCTACCCTTAGATGATTGGCTATTGAATTGGCTCTTTGGTCAAGAGGTGAAGGCGGGCATTATAAAGAGTCCTTTTGATATATCCGATGTTTGGACATCTTCTTATAGTTCAAACACCAACGAAATTATATGGGCTGCCAAGTTTGCCTGCAGGTTTCCATGGATAACTGGAGTTATAAGACTTTCCAGTTATGAGTGCGGTATGGACCAGCCCACTTTTACCCCAGTGCAAAAGATAGTTGAAAGCAGAGGGACTTTGTACTTTAAATTTGGCGAGCTTGATGAGACAAAGCCTGCAGGGAGTATCAAGATAAGGGTTGAGACTATAGTCTATTACTTGGAGAAGTATTCGGCAGACATAATAAATAAGAAGCTTAGTATGCTACCGCCTCTACCCAAAGAGCTTTCTTGA
- the acpP gene encoding acyl carrier protein has translation MDLEQKVKEIIADQLGVEVEKLSPEAKFVEDLGADSLDVVELIMAFEEEFGIEIPDEDAEKIRTVGDVLNYLKEKVKG, from the coding sequence ATGGATTTAGAACAGAAGGTTAAGGAGATAATAGCGGATCAGTTGGGAGTTGAGGTGGAAAAACTAAGCCCAGAAGCCAAATTTGTTGAGGATTTGGGGGCTGATTCTCTTGATGTGGTGGAACTTATAATGGCTTTTGAAGAGGAGTTTGGCATTGAGATACCAGATGAGGATGCGGAGAAGATAAGAACAGTAGGAGATGTGCTCAATTACCTTAAAGAAAAAGTAAAGGGCTAA
- the fabF gene encoding beta-ketoacyl-ACP synthase II — MRRVVVTGLGVVSPIGTGVEKFWMNLTAGVSGVDIIKRFDPIEVGLSVHIAAEVKDFNPENYFEKKELPRVSDFIKYAVAASEEALKDSGLLDEKFDPYRVGVIIGTGIGGLRDIEEQQKILLEKGPKRVSPFFIPYGISNMAAGLVAIRYGFKGPNYCVVSACATGNHSIGDAMRLIQKGDIDVAIAGGCESAITPLGIAGFASMKALSTRNHEPQKASRPFDLERDGFVMGEGAGILVLEEYEHAKARGAKIYAELVGYAATDDAYHITAPCADGEGAYMCMKLALEDAKIKPEEVDYINAHGTSTPLNDKAETLAIKSLFGEHAYKLSISSNKSMIGHLLGAAGAVEAVATVKTVQTGIIPPTINLEKPDPECDLDYTPNRAVQREVNIAISNSFGFGGTNACLVFRRV, encoded by the coding sequence ATGCGCAGAGTTGTGGTAACTGGCCTGGGTGTAGTCTCACCCATAGGTACAGGTGTAGAAAAGTTTTGGATGAATCTCACGGCGGGTGTGAGCGGCGTTGATATTATAAAGAGGTTTGATCCCATAGAGGTGGGGCTATCCGTCCACATAGCTGCAGAGGTAAAGGACTTTAATCCTGAGAATTACTTTGAAAAAAAAGAATTACCAAGAGTTTCTGACTTTATAAAGTACGCAGTAGCTGCATCTGAGGAGGCTCTCAAAGACAGTGGTCTTTTGGATGAAAAGTTTGACCCTTACAGAGTGGGTGTGATCATAGGTACAGGTATAGGGGGTTTAAGGGACATAGAAGAACAGCAAAAGATCCTTTTGGAAAAAGGACCAAAGAGGGTTTCCCCCTTCTTTATACCTTACGGTATATCCAACATGGCAGCGGGTCTGGTTGCCATAAGATATGGCTTTAAGGGACCCAATTACTGTGTGGTGTCTGCATGCGCAACTGGCAATCACTCAATAGGAGATGCCATGAGGCTTATACAGAAGGGGGACATAGATGTGGCAATAGCTGGTGGCTGTGAAAGCGCCATAACACCCTTAGGTATAGCGGGATTTGCCTCTATGAAAGCTCTTTCAACAAGGAATCATGAGCCTCAGAAGGCATCAAGACCTTTTGACTTGGAAAGGGATGGTTTTGTTATGGGAGAAGGTGCAGGTATTCTTGTGCTGGAAGAGTACGAGCATGCAAAGGCAAGAGGTGCAAAGATATATGCGGAACTTGTTGGTTATGCTGCAACGGATGATGCTTACCACATAACTGCCCCGTGTGCTGACGGAGAGGGGGCTTACATGTGTATGAAGCTGGCTCTTGAAGATGCCAAAATAAAGCCCGAGGAGGTGGATTACATAAATGCACACGGCACATCCACACCTCTTAATGACAAAGCGGAGACATTAGCTATAAAGAGTCTCTTTGGTGAACATGCCTACAAGCTTAGCATAAGTTCCAACAAGTCCATGATAGGACATCTGCTCGGTGCTGCGGGTGCGGTTGAAGCAGTAGCCACAGTAAAGACTGTGCAGACAGGTATAATACCTCCCACCATAAATCTTGAAAAGCCCGACCCCGAGTGCGACCTTGATTATACTCCCAACAGGGCGGTTCAAAGAGAAGTCAACATTGCCATATCCAACTCCTTTGGTTTTGGTGGAACAAATGCCTGTCTCGTCTTCAGAAGAGTATAA
- the rnc gene encoding ribonuclease III, translated as MPVSSSEEYKELEEKLGYTFRDKKLLEQALTHKSYAVEKGVKSYETLEFLGDALINLFVVDILLQEFPQAKEGQLAPMKAFFVSEEFLHQLAQELELEKYLLLGGKKGKFKVNVSILGDAFESLWGAIYIDTGRDTNFTRSLFERLYKNRIITMARSSDYKKDYKTILQEITQKRWKERPTYRVVSVSGPQHGKVFEVECSVRNIRAVAAGSNKKEAEQLSAKRVLELLQEL; from the coding sequence ATGCCTGTCTCGTCTTCAGAAGAGTATAAAGAGTTAGAAGAGAAGCTGGGATACACCTTCAGGGACAAAAAGCTTCTGGAGCAAGCTCTTACCCATAAGTCCTACGCTGTGGAAAAGGGCGTGAAGAGTTATGAGACTCTTGAATTCTTGGGTGACGCGCTTATAAACCTCTTTGTGGTGGATATTCTGTTGCAAGAATTTCCTCAGGCAAAGGAGGGACAGCTTGCACCTATGAAAGCTTTCTTTGTAAGTGAAGAGTTTTTGCACCAGCTTGCGCAGGAGCTGGAGCTTGAAAAGTATTTACTCTTGGGTGGAAAAAAGGGAAAGTTTAAGGTAAATGTGTCCATATTAGGTGATGCCTTTGAATCCCTGTGGGGAGCCATTTACATAGACACAGGCAGAGATACCAACTTTACCAGGTCCCTCTTTGAGAGACTCTATAAAAACAGGATCATAACCATGGCCAGGTCCTCCGACTACAAAAAGGACTACAAAACCATACTTCAGGAAATAACGCAAAAAAGGTGGAAGGAACGCCCTACCTACAGGGTTGTATCTGTAAGCGGTCCCCAGCACGGCAAGGTCTTTGAGGTGGAGTGCTCTGTGAGGAATATAAGAGCTGTTGCTGCAGGTAGCAATAAAAAGGAAGCGGAACAGCTTTCTGCCAAGAGAGTGCTTGAGCTCCTTCAAGAGCTTTGA
- a CDS encoding toprim domain-containing protein, producing the protein MEKPLSAFVRDLREASKDRAVLVEGKKDRESLIKLGIKNVFTLGGKRFADLPDMLEDFSEVILLFDLDKHGERINRKVRDILSTQGYILIEDFRERMRGLNLLFVEELYEKVRDADSYFGTGQAHKVKLKSP; encoded by the coding sequence ATGGAAAAACCTTTAAGCGCTTTTGTGAGGGACCTAAGAGAGGCTTCCAAAGATAGAGCAGTTCTTGTTGAGGGCAAAAAGGACAGGGAATCCCTTATAAAACTTGGCATAAAGAATGTTTTTACACTTGGTGGCAAGAGGTTTGCAGACCTTCCTGACATGCTGGAGGATTTTTCTGAAGTTATACTGCTCTTTGACCTTGATAAACACGGTGAGAGGATAAATAGAAAGGTCAGAGACATACTGTCCACTCAGGGCTATATTTTAATAGAGGACTTTAGAGAAAGGATGAGAGGACTTAACCTTCTTTTTGTGGAGGAGCTTTATGAAAAAGTCAGAGATGCTGACAGCTATTTTGGTACAGGACAGGCTCATAAGGTTAAACTTAAGTCTCCTTGA
- a CDS encoding N-glycosylase/DNA lyase, whose protein sequence is MFEDIIEAKASVGHFVKKRIEEFKKLGREGITFYDFRPFLDVQLEADIFSELCFCLLTANSSASIGIRLQKEIGIEGFKRMSFEELVHTISRYGHRFAKQRAERIVKARETFEDVLDIINSAKSGREIRDLLSDACSKYKVEGFGLKEASHFLRNVGFDDVAIIDRHVLRYLRENKLVPDQKTLTRRIYLMAEERLQDVCSQLNLTQAELDLYIFYIKTKKVLK, encoded by the coding sequence ATGTTTGAAGACATAATAGAAGCTAAGGCATCTGTGGGGCATTTTGTGAAGAAGAGAATAGAGGAGTTTAAAAAACTCGGAAGAGAAGGGATAACTTTTTACGACTTTAGACCCTTCCTTGATGTGCAGTTGGAAGCGGACATATTTTCCGAGCTTTGCTTCTGTCTTTTAACTGCCAACTCTTCAGCCAGCATCGGCATACGCTTGCAAAAGGAGATAGGTATAGAAGGTTTTAAACGCATGAGTTTTGAAGAGCTTGTCCACACCATATCAAGATATGGACACAGGTTTGCAAAGCAGAGGGCAGAGAGGATAGTGAAAGCAAGGGAGACTTTTGAAGACGTGCTTGATATAATAAACAGCGCAAAGAGCGGTAGGGAGATAAGAGATCTTTTGAGCGATGCGTGTTCCAAGTATAAGGTGGAAGGTTTTGGTCTCAAAGAAGCATCCCACTTTTTGAGAAATGTAGGGTTTGATGATGTTGCCATAATTGACAGGCATGTGCTGAGATACCTAAGAGAAAACAAGCTGGTGCCGGACCAGAAAACGCTAACCAGAAGGATATACCTGATGGCTGAGGAAAGGCTCCAAGATGTGTGTTCTCAGCTAAATCTTACACAAGCAGAGCTTGACCTCTATATCTTTTACATAAAGACCAAGAAGGTTTTAAAGTAA
- a CDS encoding AAA family ATPase, with protein MLVRIYLEDFFIIKHQEVEFGEGLNVLTGESGAGKSLTVSSLLFLMGHQQEYPEGTAVEAEFLKDGEQILVRREIKKGKSRYYLNGVGSIQKVVKEIVSSMVLLQGQNDRMKILRRDFQRDLYDRFAGVLDLRREYEKLYARLEHLKEKLRDWNERQRERKIRLAVILEELRDIERVGLSHQEYEDIKEKLSTIEHMEKINALVGRALDHLDTHGGLIDRMLDLKRALSELCRYDKTVEPFVKGMENISDELKYLRQFLSSKLLDLDPEEINRLNEKVYQVQKLERRYGMKYKDILAYAGKLRSQIEAYQKEEDSKEELEEEILHLEKTLTSLADKLSDGRRSAKETFEERVMETLRDMGLERSSFKVNFSQEEGRYGRERVEFLFSSYGKDEKPLESVVSGGEISRIALSFFLLSPTSETYVLDEIDAGIGGETSLRLAKLLRRLSESMQVIVITHSPAIASAAHKHILVKKEFKDDSAFVKIEELSGEERLEEIARLMGVVSEKTIEGAKDLVKETSNV; from the coding sequence ATGTTAGTTCGCATATACTTAGAGGATTTTTTCATCATAAAGCATCAGGAGGTGGAGTTTGGAGAGGGGCTGAATGTGCTTACGGGAGAATCGGGCGCAGGCAAATCATTAACTGTGTCTTCCCTCCTCTTTCTTATGGGGCATCAGCAGGAATACCCAGAGGGTACTGCGGTTGAAGCTGAATTTTTAAAGGATGGGGAGCAGATACTGGTAAGAAGGGAGATAAAGAAGGGCAAAAGCAGATACTACCTGAACGGTGTAGGAAGCATTCAGAAGGTGGTAAAAGAGATAGTCTCCAGCATGGTGCTTCTTCAAGGTCAGAACGACCGCATGAAAATTCTCAGAAGGGATTTTCAGAGGGATTTATACGATAGGTTTGCTGGTGTGCTGGATTTGAGAAGGGAGTACGAAAAGCTTTACGCAAGGCTTGAGCATCTTAAAGAAAAACTGAGAGATTGGAACGAAAGACAGAGAGAGAGAAAAATAAGACTTGCTGTAATTCTTGAAGAGCTCAGAGACATAGAGAGAGTTGGGTTAAGCCATCAAGAGTATGAAGATATAAAAGAGAAGCTCAGCACTATTGAGCATATGGAAAAGATAAATGCGCTTGTAGGGCGTGCCCTTGATCACCTTGATACCCACGGTGGTCTAATTGATAGGATGCTGGACCTGAAAAGGGCGCTGTCTGAGCTGTGCAGGTATGACAAAACCGTAGAACCCTTTGTAAAAGGTATGGAAAACATAAGCGATGAGCTAAAGTATCTGAGGCAATTTCTCAGTTCCAAGCTTTTGGACCTAGATCCTGAGGAGATAAACAGACTCAATGAGAAGGTTTATCAGGTGCAAAAACTGGAAAGACGCTATGGTATGAAGTATAAAGATATACTTGCTTACGCAGGGAAACTAAGATCCCAGATAGAGGCTTACCAAAAGGAAGAAGATAGCAAAGAGGAGCTGGAAGAAGAAATACTGCATCTTGAGAAGACACTCACAAGCCTGGCGGATAAACTATCAGATGGGAGGCGCTCGGCAAAAGAGACCTTTGAAGAGAGAGTAATGGAAACTCTTAGGGATATGGGTTTAGAAAGGTCTTCTTTTAAGGTAAATTTTTCCCAGGAGGAGGGCAGATACGGAAGGGAAAGGGTGGAGTTCCTCTTTTCCTCTTATGGCAAAGATGAAAAACCTCTTGAGAGTGTGGTGTCTGGTGGTGAGATATCAAGGATAGCCTTATCCTTCTTCCTTCTCTCTCCAACCTCCGAAACTTATGTGCTGGACGAAATTGATGCGGGAATTGGCGGAGAGACATCTCTAAGGCTTGCAAAACTTCTGAGAAGACTCTCGGAAAGTATGCAGGTCATAGTAATAACGCACTCTCCGGCCATTGCCAGCGCAGCACACAAGCACATACTTGTCAAAAAAGAGTTTAAAGATGATTCGGCTTTTGTTAAGATAGAAGAGCTAAGCGGTGAAGAGAGACTTGAGGAGATTGCAAGGCTCATGGGTGTGGTTTCGGAAAAGACCATAGAGGGCGCAAAGGATCTGGTAAAGGAGACCAGCAATGTTTGA
- the atpA gene encoding F0F1 ATP synthase subunit alpha, whose protein sequence is MATLTYEEALQLLREHIKDFEATARMEEIGVVYYVGDGVARAYGLDNVMANELVEFESGVMGLAFNLEEDNVGIIILGSESGIKEGSVVRRTGRILDAPVGEGLIGRVIDPLGNPLDGKGPIKYEYRSPIEKIAPGVVKRKSVHEPLQTGIKAIDAMIPIGRGQRELIIGDRSTGRTTICIDTILNQRDTDVYCIYVAIGQKRSTTARIIELLEKNGAMDYTCVVVASATDPASLQYLAPFVGCTIGEYFRDNGKHALVIYDDLSKHAEAYRQLSLLMRRPPGREAYPGDVFYLHSRLLERAAKLNDELGAGSLTALPIIETKAGDVAAYIPTNVISITDGQIYLEPDLFNKGVRPAINVGLSVSRVGGAAQIKAMKQVAGTLRLDLAQFRELEAFVQFAAELDKATQQTINRGLRLVELLKQEPYSPIPVEKQIVAIYAGTGGYLDDIPVESVRKFEKELYAYMDRERPDILKEIKEKKALDDDLKRKMEEALKDFKSKFIP, encoded by the coding sequence ATGGCAACACTTACCTACGAGGAAGCTCTACAACTTCTTAGGGAACACATAAAGGACTTTGAAGCTACTGCAAGGATGGAAGAGATCGGCGTGGTTTACTATGTGGGAGATGGTGTTGCAAGGGCGTATGGACTTGACAATGTAATGGCTAACGAGCTTGTAGAGTTTGAGAGTGGAGTTATGGGTCTTGCCTTCAACCTTGAAGAGGATAATGTGGGTATAATAATTCTTGGCAGTGAGAGTGGTATAAAGGAAGGCTCCGTAGTCAGGAGAACAGGGAGGATCCTTGACGCACCAGTAGGTGAAGGACTCATAGGCAGGGTTATAGACCCGCTTGGCAACCCCCTTGACGGGAAAGGTCCCATAAAGTACGAATACAGATCACCTATTGAGAAGATAGCTCCCGGAGTGGTAAAGAGAAAGTCTGTGCATGAGCCTCTCCAAACCGGTATAAAAGCCATTGATGCTATGATCCCTATAGGTAGGGGACAGCGTGAGCTTATCATAGGTGATAGGTCAACGGGTAGAACCACCATATGCATAGACACCATACTCAACCAGAGGGATACGGATGTTTACTGTATATATGTGGCAATAGGACAGAAGCGCTCAACTACTGCGAGGATCATAGAGCTTCTTGAAAAGAACGGAGCTATGGATTACACTTGTGTGGTTGTGGCTTCCGCTACTGATCCTGCATCACTCCAGTATTTGGCTCCCTTCGTAGGATGCACCATAGGTGAGTATTTCAGAGACAACGGTAAGCACGCCCTTGTTATATACGATGACCTTTCAAAGCATGCGGAAGCCTACAGACAGCTCTCCCTTCTCATGAGAAGACCCCCCGGAAGAGAGGCATACCCTGGTGATGTTTTTTATCTGCACTCAAGACTTCTTGAGAGAGCTGCCAAGTTAAACGATGAACTCGGTGCAGGGTCGCTGACAGCCCTTCCCATAATAGAGACAAAAGCGGGTGATGTGGCTGCATACATTCCTACCAATGTTATATCCATAACGGATGGGCAGATATACCTTGAACCAGACCTATTTAACAAAGGTGTAAGACCGGCTATAAATGTGGGACTCTCCGTATCCCGTGTAGGTGGAGCTGCTCAGATAAAAGCTATGAAGCAAGTGGCTGGTACCCTCAGGCTTGACCTTGCCCAGTTCAGAGAATTGGAAGCCTTCGTTCAGTTTGCCGCAGAGTTGGATAAAGCTACTCAGCAAACTATAAACAGGGGATTGAGACTGGTAGAGCTTCTCAAGCAAGAACCCTACAGTCCTATACCCGTAGAAAAGCAGATAGTCGCCATATACGCAGGAACTGGTGGATACCTGGATGACATACCCGTTGAATCTGTCAGGAAGTTTGAGAAGGAGCTTTATGCATACATGGACAGAGAGAGACCTGATATACTCAAGGAAATAAAAGAGAAGAAAGCTCTTGACGACGACCTAAAGAGAAAAATGGAGGAGGCACTCAAAGACTTTAAGTCCAAGTTCATACCTTGA
- a CDS encoding DUF72 domain-containing protein, which yields MKVYVGCSGFSYEDWRGVFYPHNLKREEFIVYYSKFFHVLELNFSFYSFPSRGAIKSFLSRSKDLRFSVKAHRSFTHTRHYRSEDVKRFLYSLEPLLEEDRFIALLFQFPESFHLTQENLEYLKKLSQDFADMEKAVEVRSKSFKSWDFYRMVEEYGFSLVNSDAPKNSRFLVGPWVSVGSINYVRLHGRDVQRPYDYLYSIDELKRLRDKIKKLGDKDTYVFFNNTAKAQAVYNALQMKMLFGLKVQIPKSMEDAYREREWE from the coding sequence TTGAAGGTTTATGTAGGATGCAGCGGTTTTTCCTATGAAGATTGGAGGGGAGTGTTTTATCCCCACAATTTGAAAAGAGAGGAGTTTATAGTTTATTACTCAAAGTTTTTCCATGTACTTGAGCTTAACTTCTCCTTCTACTCCTTTCCCAGCAGAGGCGCTATAAAGAGCTTTCTTTCAAGGTCCAAAGACCTTCGCTTTTCCGTAAAAGCTCACCGCAGTTTTACCCACACAAGACATTACAGGAGTGAAGATGTTAAAAGATTTCTTTACAGCTTGGAGCCTCTGCTTGAGGAAGATAGGTTCATAGCTCTCCTTTTTCAATTTCCCGAGAGCTTTCATCTCACGCAGGAAAACTTAGAATACTTAAAAAAGCTCTCGCAGGACTTTGCAGATATGGAAAAGGCAGTTGAAGTAAGAAGCAAGAGCTTTAAAAGTTGGGACTTTTACCGTATGGTTGAAGAGTATGGCTTTTCTCTGGTGAATAGCGATGCTCCTAAAAACAGCAGATTTCTTGTAGGACCTTGGGTATCGGTAGGTAGTATAAATTATGTAAGACTGCACGGAAGAGATGTGCAAAGACCTTACGACTACCTTTACTCAATAGACGAGCTTAAAAGGCTCAGAGATAAAATAAAAAAGTTAGGAGACAAAGATACATATGTATTTTTTAACAACACGGCAAAGGCTCAGGCTGTTTATAACGCACTGCAGATGAAAATGCTCTTTGGTCTAAAAGTCCAGATACCCAAGAGCATGGAGGATGCTTACAGAGAGAGGGAGTGGGAATAG
- a CDS encoding tetratricopeptide repeat protein, producing MEDLRKDAQELFNRAYTYHMMGDIEKAIEFYKQSIEIYPTALAYTFLGWAYSMLGEYEKAIEMCEQAIKLDPDLGNPYNDIGSYLIALGRYEEAVPWLKRAIVAKNYEPRHYPHMNLARAYLAMGRFKDALKEAENAIKLAPDYKPAHILKHQILGMLN from the coding sequence ATGGAAGACCTCAGGAAGGATGCGCAGGAGCTATTTAATAGGGCTTACACTTATCACATGATGGGGGATATAGAAAAGGCTATTGAGTTTTATAAGCAGTCTATTGAGATTTATCCCACCGCTCTTGCATACACTTTTCTTGGGTGGGCTTACAGCATGCTGGGAGAGTACGAAAAGGCTATAGAAATGTGTGAGCAAGCCATAAAACTGGACCCAGACCTTGGAAATCCATACAACGACATAGGCTCTTACCTTATAGCGCTGGGAAGGTACGAAGAGGCAGTACCGTGGCTCAAAAGGGCTATTGTGGCGAAAAATTACGAACCCAGACACTATCCCCATATGAACCTTGCTCGTGCTTACTTGGCTATGGGAAGGTTTAAAGATGCTCTAAAAGAAGCTGAAAATGCAATAAAACTGGCACCTGACTATAAACCTGCGCACATTTTGAAACACCAGATACTTGGCATGTTAAACTGA
- the gspG gene encoding type II secretion system major pseudopilin GspG, producing the protein MKRGFTLIELLVVIIILGLLAAIVVPRITGRVEEAKIETTKVQMKAIKDALEQYKLDNGFYPTTEQGLKALVEKPSTPPIPPRWRQYLDKLPKDGWDRDFIYISPGVGHPYELRSLGPDGKDGTEDDIDVWKL; encoded by the coding sequence ATGAAGAGAGGTTTTACCCTCATAGAGCTTCTGGTAGTTATCATAATTTTGGGTCTTCTTGCCGCCATAGTGGTACCAAGGATAACGGGAAGAGTTGAAGAAGCCAAGATAGAAACTACAAAGGTGCAGATGAAAGCCATAAAGGATGCCCTTGAGCAGTACAAACTGGATAACGGCTTTTACCCCACAACGGAGCAGGGATTGAAAGCTCTCGTGGAAAAGCCCTCAACACCACCCATACCACCAAGATGGAGGCAGTACCTGGATAAACTGCCCAAAGATGGCTGGGACAGAGACTTTATATACATCTCACCGGGCGTAGGTCATCCTTACGAACTGAGGTCTTTGGGTCCTGATGGTAAAGATGGTACGGAAGATGATATAGATGTGTGGAAGCTCTAA
- a CDS encoding type IV pilus modification PilV family protein: MCGSSKGFTLLEVLVASALLALFFGVLFELISKARRDYYYSVSLYEDIITLTNRLTLNQMEGLGVEEETLRDYPIIKEFTYTYGKAKIYIYAPKK; the protein is encoded by the coding sequence ATGTGTGGAAGCTCTAAAGGCTTTACTTTATTGGAAGTTCTTGTGGCAAGCGCTCTTTTGGCTCTTTTTTTTGGTGTGCTTTTTGAACTAATTTCCAAAGCTCGCAGAGACTATTACTATTCGGTGAGTCTTTATGAAGATATCATCACTCTCACCAACAGGCTAACTCTAAACCAGATGGAAGGGCTTGGTGTGGAGGAAGAGACGCTAAGAGACTATCCTATCATAAAAGAGTTTACTTACACTTATGGTAAGGCAAAAATTTACATCTATGCTCCTAAAAAGTAA